Below is a genomic region from Actinomycetota bacterium.
TTCATCTGCGGCAATACCTACCGTTCTGTATGGGCGCTGCGTGAGTATCCAACCGCTACCGCTGAACAGGCAATCCTGCGGCATCTCGGGGAAAAGGACGGAGTGACCCTGCACATCTATACCCGGCATGTAAGTCCTGTCGAGGAACGAAAAATCATCTCAAACGCCGCCAACAAGAACCGGATGCAGCGAAGCAGCACCCAGGACCTGCAGCAGACTGTCACGGCGGAAAGCAATCTGCAGGACGTAGCGGCCATCATAACTCAGATGCATCGGAGCAAGGAGCCTCTGCTTCATGCCGCTGTTTATATTGAATTGTCCGCACATGATCCCGATCAGCTCAAGCTCCTGCAGACCGAGGTGCTGACTGAGCTAGTGCGAAGCAAGCTCAATGTGGACAGATTACTGCTCCGCCAGCAGCAGGGATTTCTATCGGTCATACCCTCCGGCTGGAATGTGTTCAGCGATCAGTTTGAACGGGTGTTGCCCGCAAGCTCGGTCGCCAATCTCTATCCCTTCAACTACAGCGGCAAGACAGATCCAAATGGCTTCTATCTTGGCAGGGATAAATTCGGAAGCAATATTCTCGTGGATTTTAACCGGAGAGCAGACGATAAGACCAACGCCAACATACTCATTTTAGGAAATAGCGGTCAGGGAAAGAGCTATCTGTTAAAGCTCATTCTCTGCAATCTCAGGGAATCAGGCATGAAAATCATCTGCCTCGACCCGGAAATGGAGTTTGAGGATCTCACCAACAACCTCGGCGGCTGCTTCATCGACCTGATGACCGGAGAGTACATCATCAATGTTCTGGAACCAAAGACCTGGGATGAAGCTGGTGATCCAAAGGATACCGAAGCGCCCCAGGCATTCCGACAGACCAGCAAGC
It encodes:
- a CDS encoding DUF87 domain-containing protein encodes the protein FICGNTYRSVWALREYPTATAEQAILRHLGEKDGVTLHIYTRHVSPVEERKIISNAANKNRMQRSSTQDLQQTVTAESNLQDVAAIITQMHRSKEPLLHAAVYIELSAHDPDQLKLLQTEVLTELVRSKLNVDRLLLRQQQGFLSVIPSGWNVFSDQFERVLPASSVANLYPFNYSGKTDPNGFYLGRDKFGSNILVDFNRRADDKTNANILILGNSGQGKSYLLKLILCNLRESGMKIICLDPEMEFEDLTNNLGGCFIDLMTGEYIINVLEPKTWDEAGDPKDTEAPQAFRQTSKLSQHISFLKDFFRVYKDFDDRQIDTIEIMLSKLYDKWSITDHSNFDRLKPDDYPILSDLYELVESEYKEFDERKRQLYTADTLREICLGLHSLCKGAESKFFNGHTNIISSEFVTFGVKGLLQASKNLRNALLFNVLSYMSNELLTAGNTAASIDEFYLFLSNLTAVEYVRNFMKRVRKKDSAVILSSQNLEDFNIDGIREYTKPLFSIPAHAFLFNAGNIDKRFYMDTLQLEESEYNLIRYPQRGVCLYKCGNERYNLMVQAPEHKAKLFGKAGGR